From a single Meiothermus sp. Pnk-1 genomic region:
- a CDS encoding ABC transporter ATP-binding protein — MVIQTHGLSKRYGRVVAVQDLDLNIEAGEVFGLLGPNGSGKTTTILMLLGLTEPSGGWARVLGFDPAREPLSLKRRVGYLPDSVGFYGELTAWENLAYTARLNAIPSREAEGRIGAVLERMGLGEAAHRPVATFSRGMRQRLGLAEVLLKEPQVVILDEPTLGLDPEAAQAFLGMIRQLKEEGITVLLSSHLLQQVQAVCDRVGLFHQGKLVLEGKVSELAQRVLGGAYRIHLEVGAADGLAERLRALPGVSRVEPDGAGLRLEAAQDVRSLVARTVLEAGGELRALRLEIPSLDEVYARYFQEVRHAA, encoded by the coding sequence ATGGTCATTCAGACGCATGGGCTGAGCAAGCGCTACGGTCGGGTAGTGGCCGTACAGGACCTTGACCTCAACATCGAGGCGGGCGAGGTGTTTGGCCTGCTGGGCCCTAACGGCTCGGGCAAGACCACCACCATCCTGATGCTGTTGGGGTTGACCGAGCCCAGCGGGGGTTGGGCCCGGGTGTTGGGCTTTGATCCGGCGCGCGAACCGCTCTCGCTCAAGCGGCGGGTGGGGTATCTGCCCGACTCGGTGGGGTTTTACGGGGAACTCACCGCGTGGGAGAACCTGGCCTATACCGCCCGCCTCAACGCCATCCCCTCGCGCGAGGCGGAGGGGCGAATCGGGGCAGTATTGGAGCGCATGGGCCTCGGCGAGGCGGCGCACCGCCCGGTGGCGACCTTCTCGCGGGGGATGCGCCAGCGGCTAGGGCTGGCCGAGGTGCTGCTCAAAGAGCCTCAGGTGGTGATCCTGGACGAACCCACTCTGGGCCTCGACCCCGAGGCGGCCCAGGCTTTTTTAGGCATGATCCGCCAGCTCAAGGAGGAGGGCATCACCGTACTGCTCTCCTCCCACCTACTGCAGCAGGTGCAGGCGGTATGCGACCGGGTAGGGTTATTCCACCAGGGCAAGCTGGTGCTAGAGGGGAAGGTGAGCGAACTTGCCCAGCGGGTGTTGGGCGGGGCTTACCGCATTCACCTCGAGGTAGGGGCTGCGGATGGCCTAGCCGAGCGGCTACGGGCTTTGCCTGGGGTGAGCCGGGTGGAGCCCGACGGGGCCGGGCTGCGCCTGGAAGCCGCCCAGGATGTGCGGTCGCTGGTAGCCCGCACCGTGCTCGAGGCCGGAGGAGAGCTGCGCGCGTTGAGGCTGGAGATCCCCAGCCTGGACGAGGTCTATGCCCGCTATTTCCAGGAGGTGCGCCATGCTGCCTGA
- a CDS encoding NEW3 domain-containing protein — protein MLRIFAALVWCVGMLASAQQNYRGLALYTPYPSQSVGTEESVTLPITVKGFGLSPQVVQVQVTEAAPGWKASLLGSGRVVSAVYVLPDGEQSLTLRLEPPSKVKPGTYRFRLVAAGQNTRAELPISLTVGQVLPRRLSLETDLPVLKGPPSASFRYRVTLKNESDQDLLVNLEADAPKGFQVSFTPSIGSQEVTSLPVKAGESKDLDVAVTLPQDVEAKPYAVTLRALAGETKAELVVNLDVTGTPQLSLSTPEGRLSGRAYAGQENPVKLVVKNTGSAPAEGVSLSSSEPSGWEVKFDPEKIDSIAPGQESQVTARIKPSPRAVAGDYMVTLRASAGSASASADYRVTVQTSTLWGLVGIVLVALAVVVVGFAVSRYGRR, from the coding sequence GTGCTACGTATCTTCGCTGCGTTGGTGTGGTGCGTTGGGATGCTGGCCTCCGCTCAGCAAAACTATCGGGGACTGGCGCTGTACACTCCCTACCCCAGCCAGAGCGTGGGCACGGAGGAGAGTGTCACCTTGCCCATCACCGTCAAGGGCTTCGGTCTGAGCCCCCAGGTGGTGCAGGTCCAGGTGACCGAGGCTGCCCCAGGCTGGAAAGCCAGCCTGCTGGGGTCGGGGCGGGTGGTGAGCGCGGTATACGTTTTACCGGACGGGGAGCAGAGCCTTACCTTGCGCCTGGAGCCTCCTTCCAAGGTCAAGCCCGGCACTTACCGCTTCCGTTTGGTGGCCGCGGGGCAGAACACCCGGGCCGAGCTTCCCATCTCGCTTACGGTGGGACAGGTGCTGCCCCGCAGGCTTAGCCTCGAGACCGACTTGCCCGTACTCAAGGGGCCTCCTTCGGCCAGCTTCCGCTACCGGGTAACCCTCAAAAACGAGAGCGACCAGGATCTGTTGGTCAACCTCGAGGCCGACGCCCCCAAGGGCTTCCAGGTAAGCTTCACCCCCTCCATCGGCAGCCAGGAGGTGACTAGCCTGCCGGTCAAGGCCGGAGAGTCCAAGGACCTGGACGTGGCGGTGACGCTGCCCCAGGACGTGGAGGCCAAGCCCTACGCGGTCACCCTGCGGGCTTTGGCCGGGGAGACCAAGGCCGAGCTGGTGGTGAACCTCGACGTGACCGGTACGCCGCAGCTCAGCCTCAGTACCCCGGAAGGCAGGCTCTCCGGACGGGCCTACGCTGGGCAGGAGAACCCCGTCAAGCTGGTGGTGAAAAACACCGGTAGCGCCCCGGCGGAGGGGGTGAGCCTCTCCTCCAGCGAGCCCTCGGGCTGGGAGGTCAAGTTTGATCCAGAGAAGATCGACAGCATCGCTCCGGGGCAGGAGTCGCAGGTCACGGCCCGGATCAAACCCTCCCCCCGGGCCGTGGCGGGAGACTACATGGTGACCCTGCGGGCCTCGGCGGGGAGCGCCTCAGCTTCCGCCGACTACCGCGTCACCGTGCAGACTTCGACGTTGTGGGGCCTGGTGGGCATAGTCCTGGTGGCCCTGGCGGTAGTGGTGGTAGGGTTCGCGGTGTCTCGCTATGGCCGGCGGTGA
- a CDS encoding molybdopterin-synthase adenylyltransferase MoeB gives MWTREELDRYARQIILPGVGAAGQARLKRSAVLVVGAGGLGVPVLQYLAAAGVGRIGIVEMDRVDLSNLQRQVLYGVRDLGRPKAEVAKERLEALNPHIQLDLYPLRLDSTNALEVLGPYDLVLDCSDNFPTRYLVNDACVLLDKPLVYGAIHRFEGQISVFHYRGGPCYRCLYPTPPRPGAVPNCAEAGVFGVLPGVIGSLMASEALKALLELGEVLSGRLLLYDGLEPAFRTLHLTRNPACPVCGDEPTVLELQDYEVFCGVEG, from the coding sequence ATGTGGACCCGCGAAGAGCTAGACCGTTACGCCCGGCAGATCATCCTGCCGGGGGTTGGCGCGGCGGGCCAGGCCCGACTCAAGCGGAGTGCGGTGCTGGTGGTGGGGGCCGGGGGTTTGGGGGTCCCGGTGCTGCAATACCTGGCCGCAGCGGGGGTAGGGCGGATCGGCATCGTGGAGATGGACCGAGTGGACCTCTCTAACCTTCAGCGGCAGGTCCTCTACGGGGTGCGGGACCTCGGACGACCCAAGGCTGAAGTCGCCAAAGAGCGGCTCGAAGCCCTTAACCCCCACATCCAGCTCGATCTGTACCCGCTCCGCCTGGACTCGACCAACGCGCTCGAGGTGCTAGGTCCTTACGACTTGGTGCTAGACTGCAGCGACAACTTTCCTACCCGCTACCTGGTGAACGATGCTTGCGTACTGCTGGATAAGCCGCTGGTCTACGGGGCTATCCACCGCTTCGAGGGGCAGATCTCGGTGTTCCATTATCGGGGTGGCCCTTGCTACCGCTGCCTCTATCCCACCCCCCCCAGGCCGGGAGCCGTCCCTAACTGCGCCGAAGCGGGGGTATTCGGGGTGCTGCCGGGGGTGATAGGGAGCCTGATGGCTTCCGAGGCCCTCAAGGCCTTGCTCGAGCTGGGCGAGGTGCTCTCCGGCCGGCTGCTTCTCTACGATGGCCTGGAGCCGGCCTTTCGCACCCTGCACCTGACCCGTAACCCGGCTTGCCCGGTTTGCGGAGATGAGCCCACCGTGCTCGAGCTGCAAGATTATGAGGTGTTCTGCGGTGTTGAGGGTTGA
- the queA gene encoding tRNA preQ1(34) S-adenosylmethionine ribosyltransferase-isomerase QueA — MLLEDYDYLLPPALIAQSGAEPRDSSRLMVVHRGTGQLEHRIFRDIPEYLRPGDLLVLNQSKVIPARTFAANAHGTPIEVLLVRELEPDLWEALLKPAKRAKGLLRFAGGLTAEVVKVEEDGTRVLRFTGGLWEHLERIGQTPLPPYIHASVDPERYQTVYAKTPGSVAAPTAGLHFTPELLERIRGMGVEVRFVTLHVGPGTFKPVKEDPERHVMHLEPYEISPETAQAVNRAKAEGRRVIAVGTTVVRTLESAWEDSSAGGGVKAGVGETRLFIRPGFEFKATDALITNFHLPRSTLLMLVSAFAGHDLTMRAYRTAVEERYRFYSLGDAMLIL, encoded by the coding sequence ATGCTCCTGGAAGACTACGATTACCTGCTCCCTCCAGCGCTGATCGCCCAGTCTGGGGCCGAGCCGCGGGATTCTTCCCGCTTGATGGTAGTTCACCGCGGCACGGGTCAACTCGAGCACCGCATCTTTCGGGATATACCTGAGTACTTGCGGCCTGGCGATCTGCTGGTGCTGAACCAGAGCAAGGTCATCCCGGCCCGTACTTTTGCCGCCAATGCCCACGGCACGCCCATCGAGGTGTTGCTGGTACGGGAGCTCGAGCCGGATCTTTGGGAAGCCCTGCTCAAACCGGCCAAGCGGGCCAAGGGGTTGTTGCGCTTTGCGGGCGGGCTTACGGCGGAAGTGGTGAAGGTCGAGGAGGACGGAACCCGGGTCTTGCGCTTTACCGGGGGTCTATGGGAGCACTTGGAGCGCATCGGCCAAACCCCGCTGCCACCCTACATTCATGCTTCCGTAGACCCAGAGCGCTACCAGACCGTTTACGCCAAGACCCCCGGCTCGGTAGCGGCCCCCACCGCGGGGCTTCACTTCACGCCGGAACTCCTCGAGCGGATTCGCGGGATGGGCGTGGAGGTGCGCTTTGTCACCCTCCACGTGGGCCCCGGAACCTTCAAGCCGGTAAAAGAAGATCCGGAACGGCACGTAATGCACCTCGAGCCCTACGAGATTTCCCCCGAGACCGCTCAAGCCGTCAACCGAGCCAAGGCGGAAGGGCGGCGGGTCATCGCGGTGGGGACGACGGTGGTGCGGACGCTCGAGAGCGCTTGGGAGGATTCTTCTGCCGGTGGCGGGGTGAAGGCGGGGGTGGGGGAGACCCGGCTTTTCATCCGCCCCGGCTTCGAGTTCAAGGCGACCGACGCGCTCATCACCAACTTTCACCTGCCCAGATCCACCCTGCTCATGCTGGTCTCGGCCTTCGCCGGCCACGACCTGACCATGAGGGCTTACCGCACGGCTGTCGAGGAGCGCTACCGCTTCTACAGCCTGGGGGATGCCATGCTGATATTGTAG
- a CDS encoding restriction endonuclease subunit S, with the protein MSLDFLRIGSVYLRKGEKRLDSSYYTLAVRARWELGRTRWPLRPLSEVAQIFYPGRFKRPYAPKGKGVPFVGSREMFFWPLQPRDSLYGTLDDWRDLMVERGWVLVSRSGTVGQVLLVSRDFANTAVTEDAIRLEGQKGGYLYAFLRSRYGRDLLQGVQFGAVIKHLEPDQIGSFPVPFLPEIVQERIHANMLHALSLLERGSRLLKKAERLLYELLGLPDPGTLTPHYLPNVSGTTVPTFAVRRSELDGRLDGSYHLPEVESLLRALKKGKYPLVSLENLTAYIRIPPRFKRHYVDPSKGVPFVRPSDLATVRVLEKRYIGKWTPGLPQALLRHHEVLVSRSGSIGDIGFVTRAWDGWAGSDDLARIAAKKSLSRPGYLYAFLSSAYGQAQIKREIYGGVIDHLEVEHLAGIRIPSPPLKIQEEIGRRVYQAFSLRDQANALEEKAIADLEDLLQTPRPPRQGTSA; encoded by the coding sequence ATGAGCCTGGATTTCCTACGTATAGGTAGCGTCTACCTGCGGAAGGGCGAGAAACGCCTAGATTCTAGTTACTACACCCTTGCCGTGCGGGCCCGCTGGGAGCTTGGAAGGACCCGGTGGCCGCTCCGGCCTCTGAGTGAGGTGGCCCAAATCTTTTACCCTGGCCGTTTCAAACGCCCCTATGCTCCTAAAGGCAAGGGGGTGCCCTTCGTGGGCTCGCGGGAAATGTTCTTTTGGCCCCTCCAGCCCCGAGACTCTCTCTATGGTACTTTAGACGACTGGCGCGACCTAATGGTAGAGCGCGGCTGGGTTTTGGTGAGCCGTTCGGGCACGGTAGGGCAGGTTCTTTTAGTCAGCCGGGATTTTGCCAATACCGCCGTTACTGAAGACGCTATACGCTTAGAAGGCCAAAAAGGCGGTTACCTATATGCTTTTCTAAGGAGCAGATACGGTCGCGACCTTCTTCAAGGTGTTCAATTTGGGGCTGTGATCAAACATCTGGAGCCCGATCAAATAGGTTCTTTCCCCGTTCCATTCTTGCCTGAAATCGTTCAGGAGCGCATTCACGCCAACATGCTCCACGCCCTCAGCTTGCTGGAACGGGGAAGCCGCCTTTTGAAAAAAGCGGAGCGGCTTTTATACGAACTTCTTGGGCTTCCCGATCCGGGCACCTTAACGCCCCACTATCTTCCCAATGTTTCAGGGACTACAGTGCCCACCTTCGCCGTAAGACGGAGTGAGTTGGACGGTCGTTTGGACGGCTCCTACCACTTGCCCGAGGTGGAAAGCCTTTTGCGTGCCCTAAAAAAGGGTAAATATCCCCTGGTTAGCTTGGAGAACCTGACTGCTTATATCCGCATCCCCCCCAGGTTCAAACGCCACTACGTGGATCCAAGTAAGGGCGTGCCTTTCGTACGCCCCTCTGACCTGGCTACAGTACGGGTTCTAGAAAAGCGATATATCGGCAAGTGGACTCCGGGGCTTCCTCAAGCCCTTCTAAGGCATCACGAAGTCCTCGTTAGCCGTAGTGGTAGCATAGGCGACATAGGGTTTGTCACGCGGGCTTGGGACGGTTGGGCTGGGAGTGATGACTTAGCCCGCATAGCCGCTAAAAAGTCCTTGTCCCGCCCTGGTTACCTTTACGCCTTTTTGTCTTCCGCATACGGCCAAGCCCAAATCAAAAGGGAAATTTATGGGGGGGTGATTGACCACCTGGAGGTGGAGCACCTAGCCGGGATTCGCATCCCTAGTCCACCCCTCAAGATACAGGAAGAGATTGGCAGGCGAGTCTATCAGGCTTTTTCACTTAGAGACCAGGCAAATGCGCTCGAGGAAAAGGCTATTGCCGACCTGGAAGATTTGTTGCAGACTCCGCGCCCTCCTCGACAAGGGACATCCGCATAA
- a CDS encoding YbjN domain-containing protein, producing the protein MYTDASPLTAAELRVVLDQLPYRVERIEEDRFAIVYTTGLKASLVTYGEPGRLRSLQLRAGFTGFSRVELRHINTWNRRYRFSKAYLDGDNDPVLEFDLWLEGASPELVMAFVREFEDSCNLFFSYIRMIDAEVVE; encoded by the coding sequence ATGTATACCGACGCTAGCCCTCTTACTGCAGCCGAACTACGGGTCGTGCTGGATCAGCTTCCCTACCGGGTCGAGCGCATCGAAGAAGACCGTTTTGCCATCGTCTACACCACCGGCCTCAAGGCCAGCCTGGTGACCTACGGAGAGCCCGGTCGGTTGCGCAGTTTGCAACTGCGGGCGGGCTTTACCGGATTCAGCCGCGTCGAGCTGCGCCACATCAACACCTGGAACCGCCGCTACCGCTTTTCCAAGGCTTATCTCGACGGCGACAACGACCCCGTGCTGGAGTTTGATCTTTGGCTCGAGGGGGCCAGCCCTGAGCTGGTGATGGCCTTCGTGCGCGAGTTCGAGGACTCCTGTAACCTATTTTTCTCCTACATTCGCATGATCGACGCCGAGGTGGTGGAGTAA
- a CDS encoding class I SAM-dependent DNA methyltransferase, whose translation MKLVFCKVYEERTKKAHDPLDFDITPEERFSTEGKKALRKRLARLFEGVKAQYPYIFEKDDHLRLNDDVLAYAVSELRQYSFLRTRTDIKGAAYQEVVRDNLRGDRGEFFTPDNVCQMAVRMGVEILIAASRGKKGWTNIRVLDPAAGAGGFLRAFMNELRAYLLAREEGKYTLEALEQVVMSELRDVCNRYIFGLDINPLLVRAAQMNLVMHGDGSTNIYHVEGGSLIPFSQMPGEVQEKIPPSSVDLIVTNPPFGNGPGLKVDNPDILEAYELTKYGLEEGRSRSSLPPEQLFIERAYQWLAPGGVLAIVLPDSILSNPGLKFIREWILEKFVVVASVDLPIETFVAFGGTGTQTSVLVLRKKTEEEIEREKLSGKPLEYEVFMAVPRTMGYDRRGNDLWKRDEEGQLLVGQRDDEVSEVSEIFVRWLRGELKARVEEA comes from the coding sequence TTGAAGCTGGTCTTTTGCAAGGTCTACGAGGAACGCACCAAGAAAGCCCACGATCCTCTCGACTTTGACATCACTCCCGAGGAGCGGTTCAGCACCGAGGGCAAAAAAGCGCTGAGGAAGAGGCTGGCGCGTCTTTTTGAGGGAGTTAAGGCCCAGTATCCTTACATCTTTGAAAAGGATGACCACCTCCGACTAAACGATGACGTCTTGGCCTACGCGGTAAGCGAGCTTAGGCAGTACTCGTTCCTGCGCACCCGGACCGACATCAAAGGGGCGGCCTACCAGGAGGTGGTACGGGACAACCTGAGGGGGGACCGGGGTGAGTTCTTTACTCCCGACAACGTGTGTCAGATGGCCGTGCGCATGGGGGTGGAAATACTCATTGCGGCCAGCCGGGGGAAGAAAGGCTGGACTAACATCCGGGTTCTGGACCCTGCCGCGGGGGCCGGTGGCTTCCTGAGGGCCTTCATGAACGAGCTGAGGGCCTATCTCCTAGCCCGCGAGGAAGGGAAGTACACCCTAGAGGCTTTGGAGCAAGTTGTGATGAGCGAGCTTAGGGACGTTTGCAATCGCTACATCTTTGGCTTGGACATCAACCCCCTTCTGGTTAGGGCGGCTCAGATGAATCTGGTGATGCACGGAGATGGAAGCACCAACATATACCATGTGGAGGGCGGTAGCCTCATCCCATTCAGCCAGATGCCTGGTGAGGTTCAGGAAAAAATCCCCCCAAGCAGTGTTGACCTAATCGTTACCAATCCCCCCTTTGGGAATGGTCCTGGCCTCAAGGTGGATAACCCCGACATTCTCGAGGCGTATGAGTTGACAAAGTACGGGCTCGAGGAAGGGCGCTCACGGAGCAGCCTTCCTCCGGAGCAGCTTTTCATTGAACGGGCTTACCAATGGCTTGCCCCAGGCGGGGTGTTGGCCATTGTGTTGCCTGACAGCATTCTTTCTAATCCGGGGCTGAAGTTCATCCGGGAGTGGATTCTGGAGAAGTTTGTTGTGGTGGCCAGTGTAGACTTGCCTATTGAGACCTTTGTAGCCTTCGGGGGTACGGGCACCCAGACCAGTGTTTTGGTGCTTCGCAAAAAGACCGAGGAAGAGATTGAACGAGAAAAGCTTTCCGGCAAGCCCCTGGAGTACGAGGTCTTCATGGCCGTACCTCGCACGATGGGCTATGACCGACGCGGGAACGACTTGTGGAAGCGAGATGAGGAAGGCCAGCTTTTGGTAGGCCAACGTGACGATGAGGTGAGTGAGGTGAGCGAGATCTTCGTGCGGTGGCTTAGGGGAGAACTCAAGGCTCGAGTGGAGGAAGCATGA
- a CDS encoding citrate synthase/methylcitrate synthase: protein MSTATIARGLEGVLFTESALCFIDGQAGKLYYGGYPIQELAEKSTFEEVSFLLLHNRLPKADELKAFSDALVALRALPEELIQRIRQFPKGAHPMSMLRTAVSELGMLDAREDDLTPEGLYQKSLSLIAKFAGIVAAIKRVREGKEPLAPRPDLSHAANFLYMASGTEPAPEQARLMDVALILHAEHGFNASTFTAIAAYSTQTDIYSAITAAVASLKGPRHGGANEAVMKMIEEIGPVENALPWVQKVLANKGRIMGMGHRVYKVFDPRAGVLEKYARLVAEKHGKSKEYRILKTIEEEAGKVLGPRGIYPNVDFYSGVVYSDLGFSLEFFTPIFAVARISGWAGHILEYTRLDNRLLRPDAQYTGALDLPYVPIEQR from the coding sequence ATGAGCACTGCAACCATCGCCCGCGGACTGGAGGGAGTCCTTTTCACCGAAAGCGCCCTATGCTTTATTGATGGGCAGGCCGGCAAGCTGTACTACGGCGGTTATCCCATCCAGGAACTGGCCGAAAAGAGCACCTTCGAGGAAGTCTCCTTCCTACTGCTGCATAACCGCTTACCCAAGGCTGATGAACTCAAAGCCTTCAGCGATGCGTTGGTCGCCTTGCGGGCCTTGCCCGAGGAACTCATCCAGCGGATCCGGCAGTTTCCCAAAGGCGCCCACCCCATGTCCATGCTCCGCACTGCGGTGAGCGAGCTAGGGATGCTCGATGCCCGCGAGGACGACCTCACCCCCGAGGGCCTCTACCAGAAAAGCCTCTCGCTCATCGCCAAGTTTGCCGGCATCGTAGCCGCGATCAAGCGGGTGCGCGAGGGTAAGGAGCCCCTGGCCCCTCGCCCCGACCTCTCCCACGCCGCTAATTTCCTCTACATGGCGAGCGGTACCGAGCCGGCCCCCGAGCAGGCTCGGCTGATGGACGTGGCCCTGATCCTCCACGCCGAACACGGCTTCAACGCCTCCACCTTCACCGCCATCGCCGCGTACTCCACCCAGACCGATATCTACTCGGCCATCACCGCGGCGGTGGCCTCCCTCAAGGGACCGCGCCACGGCGGGGCCAACGAAGCGGTGATGAAGATGATCGAGGAGATCGGCCCGGTAGAAAACGCCCTGCCCTGGGTGCAGAAGGTCCTAGCCAACAAGGGCCGCATCATGGGCATGGGGCACCGGGTTTACAAGGTCTTCGACCCCCGCGCCGGAGTGCTGGAGAAATACGCCCGCCTGGTCGCCGAGAAACACGGCAAATCCAAGGAGTACCGCATCCTCAAGACCATCGAGGAGGAGGCCGGGAAGGTGTTGGGGCCGCGCGGTATCTACCCTAACGTAGACTTCTACTCCGGGGTGGTCTACAGCGACCTGGGCTTTAGCCTCGAGTTCTTCACCCCCATCTTCGCCGTGGCCCGCATCTCCGGCTGGGCCGGGCATATCCTCGAGTACACCCGCTTGGATAATCGCTTGCTGCGCCCGGACGCTCAGTATACGGGGGCGCTCGACCTGCCCTACGTGCCTATCGAACAGCGGTAG
- a CDS encoding phage portal protein, producing MDDLRPLEKLIHETAAVAKHPQAPPDERHDATVSLAKAVAPAVPRLEAVDIIKAITRLEMIRMRAQPKSGWNDPYGIFRPLNAAGGRPAPLGFQQLRQLVAHDPILSSIVFTRQRQISRLAQPSRFDHEPGFRIRLRGRPGHEMGDADRERVRWLERFVMNCGAVFNPLERERLKRDSFATFLKKVTMDTLAMDAMPVEVIPTGEGRPHGFVHVDGATVYIAPPGGFDQLDEPTNPNYELPELEDVKAVRVIDDVVYDWYAYGEILYEVRNPRTDTYGLGYGIAESELMLRFVTNFLNATEYNAKAYEENHIPRGILNIFGDFADQDLEDLKAEVRAYLSGVNNAWNLPIMVSKDKESGAQFTRTGIEVNEMMFAKWITFLVAIHCALYGINPEEIGFESFSTKSSTLSDGSKEAQITSGMDKGYVPLKQHIQGVMNILVQAVDEEAEFVFTGDKDPKEAQEWDKLTLTFREARERQGLPATGLKILDEAPINPAMQSVYLQAVGQAAGADKEQDAPEEAQQEAQQEGQVPKGLAAIRAGLEPEQPPENAPQQSNPTGREHGES from the coding sequence GTGGATGACCTCAGACCGCTGGAAAAGCTGATCCATGAAACCGCCGCGGTGGCTAAGCACCCCCAAGCCCCACCCGATGAGCGTCACGACGCTACGGTAAGCCTCGCCAAGGCGGTAGCCCCCGCGGTGCCCCGGCTCGAGGCCGTAGACATCATCAAGGCCATCACCCGCCTGGAGATGATACGGATGCGGGCTCAGCCCAAGAGCGGGTGGAACGACCCTTATGGGATCTTTCGCCCCCTCAATGCCGCCGGGGGGCGTCCGGCCCCCCTCGGGTTTCAGCAGTTGCGGCAACTAGTCGCCCACGATCCCATCCTGTCCTCTATCGTGTTTACTCGTCAGCGGCAGATATCCCGCCTGGCCCAGCCCTCCCGGTTTGACCACGAGCCCGGCTTTCGCATTCGCTTGCGGGGCCGACCCGGCCACGAGATGGGAGATGCGGACCGGGAGCGGGTACGCTGGCTCGAGCGCTTTGTAATGAACTGCGGGGCGGTGTTCAACCCCCTCGAGCGGGAGCGCCTGAAGCGCGACAGTTTTGCCACCTTCCTGAAAAAGGTGACCATGGATACCCTGGCTATGGACGCCATGCCAGTAGAGGTTATCCCCACCGGCGAAGGCCGTCCACACGGTTTTGTGCATGTGGACGGGGCCACGGTGTACATCGCCCCCCCGGGGGGATTCGACCAGCTCGACGAGCCCACCAACCCCAATTACGAGCTGCCCGAACTGGAAGACGTAAAGGCGGTGCGGGTGATCGATGACGTGGTGTATGACTGGTACGCCTACGGGGAGATCCTCTACGAAGTGCGCAACCCCCGCACGGATACCTACGGGCTCGGTTACGGCATCGCGGAATCCGAACTCATGCTGCGCTTCGTGACCAACTTCCTCAACGCCACCGAGTACAACGCCAAAGCCTACGAGGAAAACCATATCCCGCGCGGCATCCTGAACATTTTTGGCGACTTTGCCGACCAGGACCTCGAGGACCTAAAAGCCGAGGTCAGGGCCTACCTCAGCGGGGTGAACAACGCCTGGAACCTGCCCATCATGGTTTCCAAAGACAAGGAGTCGGGCGCCCAGTTCACCCGCACCGGGATTGAAGTCAACGAGATGATGTTTGCCAAGTGGATCACTTTTTTAGTAGCCATCCATTGCGCCCTGTACGGCATCAACCCCGAGGAAATCGGGTTTGAGTCGTTCTCTACCAAAAGCTCCACCCTTTCCGATGGGTCCAAGGAGGCCCAGATCACCTCAGGGATGGACAAGGGCTACGTACCCCTCAAGCAGCACATTCAGGGGGTGATGAACATTTTGGTCCAGGCCGTGGACGAGGAGGCCGAGTTCGTCTTCACCGGCGACAAGGATCCCAAGGAGGCCCAGGAGTGGGATAAGCTCACCCTCACCTTCCGTGAGGCCCGCGAGCGGCAGGGTCTGCCCGCGACCGGCCTCAAGATCCTCGATGAGGCCCCCATCAATCCGGCCATGCAAAGCGTGTACCTACAGGCGGTTGGGCAGGCAGCTGGGGCGGATAAAGAGCAGGATGCGCCGGAAGAAGCGCAGCAGGAAGCGCAGCAGGAAGGGCAGGTACCCAAGGGCCTCGCGGCCATCCGGGCCGGGCTCGAGCCGGAGCAACCGCCCGAAAACGCGCCTCAGCAATCCAACCCCACCGGGAGGGAGCATGGTGAATCATAA